The following is a genomic window from Amycolatopsis sp. BJA-103.
CGTCCGCGCTGGCGGGGTTGCTCCAGCGGATCCGTGACAGCGCCGCGGAACCGATCGAGCAGCCCGCCGAACTGCAAGCCACCCTGCGGCCGTACCAGAAGGCGGGCCTCGCCTGGCTGGCGACGATGACCGGGCTGGGTCTGGGCGCCTGTCTCGCCGACGACATGGGGCTGGGCAAGACGATCCAGCTCATCTCCCTGCATCTGCACCGCCGCCCGCTGAAGGAAGGTCCCACGCTCGTCCTGTGCCCGACCTCGTTGCTGGGCAACTGGGAACGCGAGTTCGCCCGGTTCGCGCCGGACATCCCGGTGCGCCGGTTCCACGGCGGCGGGCGCCATCTCGACGAGGTCGCGTCCGACGAGGTCGTGCTCGCCACGTACGGCGTCCTCCGCCGGGATCGCGAGACACTGTCCGAAGTGGACTGGGGGATGATCGCCGCCGACGAGGCGCAGCACGTCAAGAACCCGCTTTCGGTCACCGCCAAGGAACTGCGGAAGATCCCGGCCGCCGCGAAGGTCGCGCTGACCGGGACGCCGATGGAGAACCGTCTCACCGAACTGTGGTCCATCATCGACTGGACGACGCCGGGACTGCTCGGCTCGCTCGACGGGTTCCGCCGCAAGGTCGCGCGCCCGATCGAACGCGACCGGGACGCCGCCGTCACCGAACGGCTCGCCGCGACCGTGCGCCCGTTCCTGTTGCGCCGCAAGAAGACCGATCCGGACATCGCCCCGGAACTGCCGCGCAAGACCGAGACCGACCGGTTCGTCCCGCTCACCGCCGAGCAGACGACGCTGTACGAGGCCGTCGTCCGGGAGAACCTCGCGATGATCCGCGAACTGGACGGGGTGGCCCGGCGCGGGCAGGTGCTCAAACTGCTCACCGAACTCAAGCAGATCTGCAACCATCCCGCGCAGTACCTCAAGGAACCCGGCGTGCTGCACGGCCGCTCCGGCAAGCTCGCCGCCTTCGAGGAACTGCTCGACGTCATCCTCGACGAGGGCGACAGCGTGCTCGTGTTCAGCCAGTACGTCCAGCTCTGCCGCCTGCTGGAGAAACGCCTGGCCGAACGCGGGTTGCCGACGATGCTGCTGTCCGGGTCGAGCACGCCGGCGGCCCGCGAGGAGATGGTCTCCCGGTTCCAGGCGGGCGAGGTGCCGGTGTTCCTGTTGTCCCTCAAAGCGGGTGGCGTCGGGCTCAACCTGACCAAGGCCACCCACGTGATCCACTACGACCGCTGGTGGAACCCGGCTGTCGAGGACCAGGCCACCGACCGCGCGTACCGGATCGGGCAGGACAGGCCGGTCCAGGTGCACCGGCTGATCGCCGAAGGCACGCTGGAAGAGCGCATCGCCACGATGCTGGAGACCAAACGCGGACTGGCCGACTCGGTCATCGGCGCGGGCGAGAACTGGATCACCGAACTGTCCGACGACGAACTCACCGACCTCGTCCGGCTCGGGGAGACCTGATGCCGAGCGCGACCGGGCGGAAACGGCGCACCTTCGGCAACACGTGGTGGGGCCAGGCATGGGTCGAAGCACTGGAGGACCGCGCCAAACTCGACCCGAACCGGTTGCCGCGCGGGCGCACGTACGCGCGCAAGGGGACGGTCAGCAAGCTGGTGGTCGGCACGGGCGAGGTGACGGCCTGGGTGCAGGGCAGCCGCGCCGTGCCGTACCGGGTGACCATCCACATGCTGGCGTTCACCGAGGCGCAGTGGGAGAGCCTGCTCGGCATGGTCGGTGCACGGCTCGGGCATGTCGCCGCTCTCCTCGACGGCGAATTGCCCGGTGAGCTGGCCGAGGATGCCCGGGCCGCCGGCGCGGATCTGCTGCCGGGCCCCGGCGACCTGCGTCCGAAGTGTTCCTGTCCCGACAGCGCGAACCCGTGCAAACACGTCGCCGCGGTCTACTACCTGGTCGCGGACGAGGTCGACGCAGATCCGTTCGTGCTGTTCCTGCTGCGCGGCAGGCCGAGGGAGGCCGTGCTCGCGGAACTGCGGTCCCGCCGGGCTCCCGCGAGAGAGCCGGGCAAGCGGGTGCGTGCCCCCGCCACGCCCGGGGTCGACCCGAAACGCGCCTACACCCGGCGGATCGCCGCGTTGCCCCCGCGGCTGGCCGTTCCCGGCACAGTCGGGCCGCCCGCGGTCCTCGACGTCGATCCGCCGCACGGCACGGGCTGGAGCGGCGACACGTTCGCGGAACTGGCCGCCGACGCCGCCGCGAGGGCCTGGGAACTGCTGGTCATGGGGCCCGAGCGCGAAGTGGAGCTGACATTCGAGGAAGACCTCGCGCGCCGGGC
Proteins encoded in this region:
- a CDS encoding DEAD/DEAH box helicase, encoding MRVVEFGTGTQAIFVPSDPPRDGVLALWGDGVAGDTAIELVLPAGKENKVFRRTKVDAALVPLSRAIPRLLTAEGELSPAIAAWSAAAEAGVNLIARGRLLPAASPGGVDSWRVGPLDVADEELLRGLAAALPPEAHALPLSGLKRIRLHSPESLIRALWDATADVLVRTPAASVAAGGPAFASAEPTLVGPDGAAWLAELNARQAQGARLILRMEVHEPENPEEEPTFAAVLAVRSTADPSLIVEAATLWDAPEAVLERMGEQVETQLLLGLRRGARAWSPLGRMLRSAAPTELALEYDEVVDLLTHGDAALGGAGIEVQWPKDLFSGELKAKASATQAPGSVTGPEFTLKSLLQFRWRLSLGDEELTDDEVTALAEAKRPLVRLRGKWIKVDARLIAKVRAHRAKKLSGAEALAAALTGELELDGEKVEFTVPSALAGLLQRIRDSAAEPIEQPAELQATLRPYQKAGLAWLATMTGLGLGACLADDMGLGKTIQLISLHLHRRPLKEGPTLVLCPTSLLGNWEREFARFAPDIPVRRFHGGGRHLDEVASDEVVLATYGVLRRDRETLSEVDWGMIAADEAQHVKNPLSVTAKELRKIPAAAKVALTGTPMENRLTELWSIIDWTTPGLLGSLDGFRRKVARPIERDRDAAVTERLAATVRPFLLRRKKTDPDIAPELPRKTETDRFVPLTAEQTTLYEAVVRENLAMIRELDGVARRGQVLKLLTELKQICNHPAQYLKEPGVLHGRSGKLAAFEELLDVILDEGDSVLVFSQYVQLCRLLEKRLAERGLPTMLLSGSSTPAAREEMVSRFQAGEVPVFLLSLKAGGVGLNLTKATHVIHYDRWWNPAVEDQATDRAYRIGQDRPVQVHRLIAEGTLEERIATMLETKRGLADSVIGAGENWITELSDDELTDLVRLGET
- a CDS encoding SWIM zinc finger family protein, producing MPSATGRKRRTFGNTWWGQAWVEALEDRAKLDPNRLPRGRTYARKGTVSKLVVGTGEVTAWVQGSRAVPYRVTIHMLAFTEAQWESLLGMVGARLGHVAALLDGELPGELAEDARAAGADLLPGPGDLRPKCSCPDSANPCKHVAAVYYLVADEVDADPFVLFLLRGRPREAVLAELRSRRAPAREPGKRVRAPATPGVDPKRAYTRRIAALPPRLAVPGTVGPPAVLDVDPPHGTGWSGDTFAELAADAAARAWELLVMGPEREVELTFEEDLARRAAASDPGVVAELAEAAGVPVRDLGLWAQAWREAGRGGMAVIREVWRPGQAPLAQAKADFFESGLPGEPKVWRNRITQGDLQLRYGRDERWYRFVRDGEGWRVDGPPSTRPTDVIYPP